Proteins from one Paracoccus aminovorans genomic window:
- a CDS encoding 2'-5' RNA ligase family protein, translating to MFMQKPPPIPPTGPAHKLFFAAVPPAAVAERMAALWQAMGIRARLRRPVLHMTIQMVADAETVDDALAAFLTRPMRDFRFPAFDITLDRVANFGSRAERRRPLVFTTRGQDAAPNALARAIRRRFASTAWPLPRMYVTPHVTAAYGRPLPESARLVPPIHWHVDELVLIDSLQGLTTHVPLARWPLG from the coding sequence ATGTTCATGCAAAAACCGCCGCCCATCCCGCCGACCGGCCCGGCGCACAAGCTGTTCTTCGCCGCCGTCCCGCCCGCAGCGGTGGCCGAGCGCATGGCCGCGCTCTGGCAGGCCATGGGCATCCGCGCCCGGCTGCGGCGGCCGGTGCTGCACATGACCATCCAGATGGTGGCCGACGCCGAGACGGTGGACGACGCCCTCGCCGCCTTCCTGACCCGACCGATGCGGGACTTCCGCTTTCCGGCCTTCGACATCACCCTGGACCGGGTGGCGAATTTCGGCAGCCGGGCCGAGCGGCGCCGGCCGCTGGTCTTCACCACCCGCGGCCAGGACGCGGCCCCGAACGCGCTGGCCCGCGCCATCCGCCGCCGCTTCGCGTCCACCGCCTGGCCCCTGCCCCGCATGTATGTGACGCCGCATGTGACAGCCGCCTACGGCCGGCCGCTGCCGGAATCGGCCCGGCTGGTGCCGCCGATCCACTGGCATGTGGACGAGCTGGTGCTGATCGACAGCCTGCAGGGCCTGACCACCCACGTGCCCCTGGCGCGCTGGCCGCTGGGCTGA
- a CDS encoding methyltransferase domain-containing protein, giving the protein MTAAGARIAQSFARGMPSYDRAATAQRRIAKALFDACRRLAPEPPRRVFEAGYGSGHLTRHLAGLRPERLWLNDLVAPPLPGVRATYLPGDIARARLPQALDLVASASMIQWVARPAEVLDRLCAAVAPGGVLALSGYAPDHFPELRALGSRAGAPSCLDGAAIAALLPPGWRPLGCGEWRIALHFPDALAVLRHLRATGVNGRAGQFRSRGALQDFLARYEAAHGGPQGVTLTYVASWLVARKQPPTSPC; this is encoded by the coding sequence ATGACCGCCGCCGGCGCGCGCATCGCGCAAAGCTTCGCGCGCGGGATGCCCAGCTACGACCGGGCGGCGACGGCGCAGCGGCGGATCGCCAAGGCGCTGTTCGACGCCTGCCGCCGGCTGGCGCCCGAGCCGCCGCGCCGGGTGTTCGAGGCGGGCTACGGCTCGGGCCATCTGACGCGGCACCTGGCCGGGCTGCGGCCCGAGAGGCTGTGGTTGAACGACCTGGTGGCGCCGCCGTTGCCGGGGGTGCGCGCGACCTATCTGCCGGGCGACATCGCGCGGGCAAGGCTGCCGCAGGCGCTGGACCTGGTGGCCTCGGCCTCGATGATTCAATGGGTGGCGCGGCCGGCCGAGGTGCTGGACCGGCTTTGCGCCGCCGTGGCGCCCGGGGGTGTGCTGGCGCTGTCGGGCTATGCGCCGGACCATTTCCCGGAACTGCGCGCGCTCGGCAGCCGGGCGGGGGCGCCCTCCTGCCTGGACGGGGCCGCGATTGCGGCGCTGCTGCCGCCGGGCTGGCGCCCGCTCGGCTGCGGGGAATGGCGCATCGCGCTGCATTTTCCCGATGCGCTGGCGGTGCTGCGCCACCTGCGGGCGACCGGGGTGAACGGCCGGGCCGGGCAGTTCCGCAGCCGCGGCGCCCTGCAGGATTTTCTGGCCCGCTACGAGGCCGCGCATGGCGGGCCGCAGGGCGTGACGCTGACCTATGTCGCCAGCTGGCTGGTGGCGCGGAAACAGCCGCCGACGTCCCCCTGCTAA
- a CDS encoding aminotransferase class I/II-fold pyridoxal phosphate-dependent enzyme, producing the protein MSFARHRAALEALAHRGRLRGLAPAAGLDFASNDYLGLAGSALLAKAAAEALARGVPPGAGGSRLLRGNHPEHEALEAEAAAFFGAEAALFMGGGFQANQAIFSTLPMRGDLVLHDALIHASAHEGMRLGRAETRAFAHNDAADAARAIAAWRGAGGAGRVWIAVESVYSMQGDLAPLADLAALALREDAVLVVDEAHATGVFGPQGRGLAQGLGCDLVTLHTGGKALGVSGALVCADRVLVETLVNRARPFVYATAPAPLTAALLRAALRALAGTNLTGQAQARIAAARAAAARLGIAAESQIVPVLLGDDRLALEQAARLRARGFDVRAIRPPTVPKGTARLRISVTGNVGSDDIAALFRALA; encoded by the coding sequence ATGAGCTTCGCGCGGCACCGGGCGGCGCTGGAGGCGCTGGCGCATCGCGGCCGGCTGCGCGGGCTGGCGCCGGCGGCGGGGCTGGACTTCGCCTCGAACGACTATCTGGGGCTGGCGGGATCGGCGCTGCTGGCAAAGGCGGCGGCCGAGGCGCTGGCGCGCGGCGTGCCGCCGGGCGCGGGCGGGTCGCGGCTGCTGCGCGGCAACCATCCCGAGCACGAGGCGCTGGAGGCCGAGGCGGCGGCCTTTTTCGGCGCCGAGGCGGCGCTGTTCATGGGCGGCGGCTTCCAGGCCAATCAGGCGATCTTTTCCACGCTGCCGATGCGCGGCGACCTGGTGCTGCACGACGCGCTGATCCATGCCAGCGCCCATGAGGGCATGCGGCTGGGGCGGGCCGAGACCCGGGCCTTTGCCCATAACGACGCCGCCGACGCCGCGCGCGCGATCGCCGCCTGGCGCGGGGCAGGGGGCGCGGGCCGGGTTTGGATCGCGGTCGAAAGCGTCTATTCCATGCAGGGCGACCTGGCGCCTCTGGCCGATCTGGCGGCGCTGGCCCTGCGCGAGGATGCGGTGCTGGTGGTGGACGAGGCCCATGCGACCGGCGTCTTCGGGCCGCAGGGCAGGGGGCTGGCGCAGGGGCTGGGCTGCGACCTGGTCACGCTGCACACCGGCGGCAAGGCCCTGGGCGTGTCGGGCGCGCTGGTCTGCGCCGACCGGGTGCTGGTCGAGACGCTGGTGAACCGGGCGCGGCCCTTCGTCTATGCCACCGCGCCCGCGCCGCTGACCGCGGCGCTGCTGCGGGCGGCGCTGCGGGCGCTGGCCGGGACCAATCTGACCGGGCAGGCGCAGGCCCGGATCGCCGCAGCCCGCGCGGCGGCCGCGCGGCTGGGGATCGCCGCCGAAAGCCAGATCGTGCCGGTGCTGCTGGGGGATGACCGGCTGGCGCTGGAACAGGCGGCGCGTCTGCGGGCGCGGGGCTTCGACGTGCGCGCGATCCGGCCGCCGACGGTGCCGAAGGGGACGGCGCGGCTGCGCATCTCGGTGACGGGGAACGTCGGGTCGGACGACATCGCCGCGCTGTTTCGGGCGCTGGCATGA
- a CDS encoding GntR family transcriptional regulator, which produces MSTGTEETLAVRISRALAERIVSGEIGPGERLRQDHIAEEFGASHVPVREAFRRLEAQGLAISEPRRGVRVAAFDLPEVREVAEMRAALESLALRHAAPHLTPAILNAAEEATKAGDASRDVRSWEQANRRFHKLILLPCAMPRLLAAIDDLHAASARFLFAAWQSNWETRTDHDHRAILAALRKGDVETACATLARHVRWIGRRPGPARGGEQRDAFAIEG; this is translated from the coding sequence ATGAGCACGGGAACCGAGGAAACACTGGCCGTCCGCATCAGCCGCGCGCTGGCCGAGCGCATCGTCTCGGGCGAGATCGGCCCGGGCGAAAGGCTGCGCCAGGACCATATCGCCGAGGAATTCGGCGCCAGCCACGTCCCCGTGCGCGAGGCCTTCCGCCGGCTGGAGGCGCAGGGTCTGGCGATCAGCGAGCCGCGCCGGGGCGTGCGCGTCGCCGCCTTCGACCTGCCCGAGGTGCGCGAGGTGGCCGAGATGCGCGCCGCCCTGGAATCGCTGGCGCTGCGCCATGCCGCGCCGCATCTGACCCCGGCGATCCTGAACGCGGCGGAAGAGGCGACCAAGGCCGGCGACGCCTCGCGCGACGTGCGCTCCTGGGAGCAGGCCAACCGGCGCTTTCACAAGCTGATCCTGCTGCCCTGCGCCATGCCGCGGCTGCTGGCCGCCATCGACGACCTGCATGCGGCCAGCGCGCGCTTCCTGTTCGCGGCTTGGCAGTCGAATTGGGAAACCCGCACCGACCACGACCACCGCGCCATCCTGGCGGCGCTGCGCAAGGGCGATGTCGAGACCGCCTGCGCCACCCTGGCCCGGCATGTGCGCTGGATCGGCCGCCGCCCTGGCCCGGCCCGCGGCGGCGAACAGCGCGACGCCTTCGCGATCGAGGGCTAG
- the bioD gene encoding dethiobiotin synthase has protein sequence MSAVVVAGTDTGIGKTVFSAGLAMALGAHYWKPVQAGLEGETDSDAVARLSDRPVLAEAYRLALPASPHLAAARAGVEIDPARLALPRLAGPLVVEGAGGLMVPLTPRLLYLQVIAGWRAPVVLCARTALGTINHALLSLAALRAAGCRIAGVAFIGDEAADSRAAIAGLGGARDLGRLPRLAEVTPEALRAGFAGIDLAAIRGAMA, from the coding sequence ATGAGCGCGGTCGTGGTCGCCGGAACCGATACCGGCATCGGCAAGACCGTTTTCAGCGCCGGCCTGGCCATGGCGCTGGGGGCGCATTACTGGAAGCCGGTGCAGGCGGGGCTGGAGGGTGAAACCGACAGCGACGCGGTGGCGCGGCTTTCGGACCGGCCGGTGCTCGCCGAGGCCTATCGGCTGGCGCTGCCGGCCTCGCCGCATCTGGCGGCGGCGCGCGCGGGGGTCGAGATCGACCCTGCCCGCCTGGCGCTGCCCCGGCTGGCGGGGCCGCTGGTGGTCGAGGGCGCCGGCGGGCTGATGGTGCCGCTGACGCCGCGGCTGCTTTATCTGCAGGTGATCGCGGGCTGGCGCGCGCCGGTCGTCCTGTGCGCGCGGACGGCGCTGGGGACGATCAACCACGCGCTGCTGTCGCTGGCGGCGCTGCGGGCGGCGGGCTGCCGCATCGCCGGCGTCGCCTTCATCGGCGACGAGGCCGCGGACAGCCGGGCGGCCATCGCCGGCCTGGGCGGCGCGCGCGACCTGGGCCGGCTGCCGCGTCTGGCGGAGGTGACGCCGGAGGCGCTGCGGGCGGGATTTGCCGGCATCGACCTGGCGGCGATCCGCGGGGCGATGGCATGA
- a CDS encoding GntP family permease: MNPVEPVYGTSVLLLIAAAAVALLLVLIMRFRLHAFVALVLVSLATAMVAGVPMGKVIPTLLEGFGSTLATVALLVGFGAMIGRLLEITGGAQVLADRLIGQFGASRAPLALGVASLLFGFPIFFDAGLVVMLPIIFSVAYRFGGSLLLYALPAAGAFAVMHAFVPPHPGPVAAGELLGADIGLLLVVGLVVALPTWFLGSYLFSKWAGHRFTLPVPEILGVVEAPEGQVPPAFGTVLLVLLLPLALIFVNTGLGTLATMGMVDGGARWVTVLRLIGQTPVALLITLIVAMFLLGKGRSAAEIERIMDGALGPICAIILVTGAGGMFGGVLRASGIGQALAGSLETLGMPLIVAAFVIATALRVAQGSATVALTTTAGLIAPTVAATAGLTELDRCFLVIAIAGGATVLSHFNDSGFWLVGRFLNMDEKTTLKTWTVMETLLGGIGFLFALVGWWLL, from the coding sequence ATGAACCCGGTCGAACCCGTATACGGCACCTCGGTGCTGCTTCTGATCGCCGCCGCGGCGGTGGCGCTGCTGCTGGTGCTGATCATGCGCTTCCGGCTGCATGCCTTCGTGGCGCTGGTGCTGGTCAGCCTGGCGACCGCCATGGTCGCCGGCGTGCCGATGGGCAAGGTGATCCCCACGCTGCTGGAGGGCTTCGGCTCGACCCTGGCGACGGTGGCGCTGCTGGTGGGCTTCGGCGCCATGATCGGGCGGCTGCTGGAGATCACCGGCGGCGCGCAGGTGCTGGCCGACCGGCTGATCGGCCAGTTTGGCGCCAGCCGGGCGCCGCTGGCCCTGGGCGTGGCCTCGCTGCTCTTCGGCTTTCCGATCTTCTTCGACGCCGGGCTGGTGGTGATGCTGCCGATCATCTTCAGCGTGGCCTATCGCTTCGGCGGCTCGCTGCTGCTCTACGCGCTGCCGGCGGCGGGGGCCTTTGCGGTCATGCATGCCTTCGTGCCGCCGCACCCCGGCCCGGTCGCGGCGGGCGAGCTGCTGGGCGCGGACATCGGGCTTTTGCTGGTCGTCGGGCTGGTGGTCGCGCTGCCGACCTGGTTCCTGGGCAGCTATCTGTTCAGCAAATGGGCCGGGCATCGCTTCACCCTGCCGGTGCCCGAGATCCTGGGCGTGGTCGAGGCGCCCGAGGGTCAGGTGCCGCCCGCCTTCGGCACCGTGCTGCTGGTGCTGCTGCTGCCGCTGGCGCTGATCTTCGTGAACACCGGGCTGGGCACGCTGGCGACCATGGGCATGGTCGATGGCGGGGCCCGCTGGGTCACGGTGCTGCGGCTGATCGGGCAGACGCCGGTGGCGCTGCTGATCACCCTGATCGTGGCCATGTTCCTGCTGGGCAAGGGCCGCAGCGCCGCCGAGATCGAGAGGATCATGGACGGCGCGCTGGGGCCGATCTGCGCCATCATCCTGGTCACCGGCGCCGGCGGCATGTTCGGCGGCGTGCTGCGCGCCAGCGGCATCGGCCAGGCGCTGGCCGGCAGCCTGGAAACGCTGGGCATGCCGCTGATCGTCGCCGCCTTCGTCATCGCGACCGCGCTGCGGGTGGCGCAGGGCTCGGCCACGGTGGCGCTGACCACCACGGCGGGGCTGATCGCCCCCACCGTCGCCGCGACCGCCGGCCTGACCGAACTGGACCGCTGCTTCCTGGTCATCGCCATTGCCGGCGGCGCCACGGTGCTGAGCCATTTCAACGACTCGGGCTTCTGGCTGGTCGGGCGGTTCCTCAACATGGACGAAAAGACCACGCTGAAGACCTGGACGGTGATGGAGACTCTGCTGGGCGGCATCGGCTTCCTGTTCGCGCTGGTCGGATGGTGGCTGCTGTGA
- the bioB gene encoding biotin synthase BioB: MSQTEPRCSAQEIYNLPLMDLLFQAQSVHRAHFDPNLVQCSKLLSIKTGGCPEDCAYCSQSARNGSALSASKLIEVQRVLAEARRARDAGATRYCMGAAWRSPKERDMPAVLAMVRGVKALGMETCMTLGMLDADQALRLKDAGLDYYNHNIDTSERYYPEIIGTRSFQDRLDTLDRVRAAGINVCAGGIVGMGETAEDRVSMLETLAGLEVPPESVPINMLMPMAGTPLADVPKLDPLEMVRTIATARILMPKSHVRLSAGRSEMSDELQAMCFFAGANSIFVGEVLLTADNPGEDRDAALFAKLGLRAEMRAETEGCAA; this comes from the coding sequence ATGTCGCAGACGGAACCAAGGTGCAGCGCGCAGGAAATCTATAATCTTCCGCTGATGGACCTGCTGTTTCAGGCGCAGAGCGTGCATCGGGCGCATTTCGATCCGAATCTGGTGCAATGTTCCAAGCTGCTGTCGATCAAGACCGGCGGCTGCCCCGAGGATTGCGCCTATTGTTCGCAATCGGCGCGGAACGGGTCGGCGCTGTCGGCCTCGAAGCTGATCGAGGTGCAGCGGGTGCTGGCCGAGGCCAGGCGCGCCCGCGACGCCGGCGCCACGCGCTATTGCATGGGCGCGGCCTGGCGGTCGCCCAAGGAGCGCGACATGCCGGCGGTGCTGGCGATGGTGCGCGGCGTCAAGGCGCTGGGTATGGAGACCTGCATGACCCTGGGCATGCTGGACGCCGATCAGGCGCTGCGGCTGAAGGACGCGGGGCTGGATTACTACAACCACAACATCGACACCTCGGAACGCTATTACCCGGAAATCATCGGCACCCGCAGCTTCCAGGACCGGCTGGACACGCTGGACCGGGTGCGCGCGGCCGGGATCAACGTCTGCGCCGGCGGCATCGTCGGCATGGGCGAGACCGCCGAGGACCGGGTCTCGATGCTGGAGACGCTGGCCGGGTTGGAGGTGCCGCCGGAATCGGTGCCGATCAACATGCTGATGCCGATGGCGGGCACGCCGCTGGCCGACGTGCCGAAGCTGGACCCGCTGGAGATGGTGCGGACCATCGCCACGGCGCGCATCCTGATGCCCAAATCGCATGTGCGGCTGTCGGCGGGGCGGTCGGAGATGAGCGACGAGTTGCAGGCCATGTGCTTTTTTGCCGGGGCGAATTCCATCTTCGTCGGCGAGGTGCTGCTGACCGCGGACAATCCCGGCGAGGACCGCGACGCGGCGCTGTTCGCCAAGCTGGGGCTGCGGGCCGAGATGCGCGCCGAGACCGAGGGCTGCGCAGCATGA
- a CDS encoding pimeloyl-ACP methyl esterase BioG family protein, whose translation MRAQWLRREGARELVVVVTGWALGAAPFRHLDGDRDILVLSDWRALAPLSLPAGYAAADLVAWSFGVGAACRLPGPDPFRRRVAVCGSWLPCDDDLGIPRARVAATAAGLTEASLRKFARRAGAPLEGSADLEALRAELAAVMAWDAVVPPRFDRILLGASDRIFPLRNLLRAWNGRQDRTRILDCGHNPFAAMRDWDEVLA comes from the coding sequence ATGAGGGCGCAATGGCTGCGCCGCGAGGGCGCGCGCGAGCTGGTGGTGGTGGTGACCGGCTGGGCCCTGGGCGCGGCGCCGTTCCGGCATCTGGACGGGGATCGCGACATCCTGGTGCTGTCGGACTGGCGCGCACTGGCGCCGCTGTCCTTGCCCGCGGGCTATGCGGCGGCGGATCTGGTGGCCTGGTCCTTCGGCGTCGGCGCGGCCTGCCGGCTGCCGGGGCCGGATCCGTTCCGGCGGCGGGTGGCGGTCTGCGGCTCGTGGCTGCCCTGCGACGACGATCTGGGCATCCCGCGCGCGCGGGTCGCGGCGACAGCGGCCGGGCTGACCGAGGCAAGCCTGCGGAAATTCGCCCGCCGCGCCGGGGCGCCGCTGGAAGGGTCTGCCGACTTGGAGGCGCTGCGGGCCGAACTAGCCGCGGTCATGGCCTGGGATGCCGTGGTCCCGCCGCGCTTCGACCGCATCCTGCTGGGCGCGTCGGACCGCATTTTCCCGCTGCGGAACCTGCTGCGGGCCTGGAACGGACGGCAGGACCGGACCCGGATCCTGGATTGCGGGCACAACCCCTTCGCGGCGATGCGCGACTGGGACGAGGTGCTGGCATGA
- a CDS encoding DnaA N-terminal domain-containing protein, translating into MQVIRAVGREAAAKKYDLLSAMMAHGLAGDKHRQRLVLRLMALITTRYNWQRDELTIGQREIARLWCVDERTVKREMAKLRALGWIEIKQQGARGRVSVLGLNLERILLDTKAEWENIGPDFVTRLTGAAPESVSNVVPLHRAEPVAAEGVWGEAQARLAAEDRALFDAWFAGLAEAGVRDGCLTLFAPTRFHASYVETHLLERLRIAVQRSDGSIVKLRVLGP; encoded by the coding sequence ATGCAGGTGATCCGCGCCGTCGGTCGAGAGGCCGCGGCCAAGAAATATGACTTGCTCAGTGCGATGATGGCGCATGGCCTGGCCGGCGACAAGCATCGCCAGCGGCTGGTGTTGCGGCTGATGGCGTTGATCACCACCCGCTACAACTGGCAGCGCGACGAGCTGACCATCGGCCAGCGCGAGATCGCGCGGCTGTGGTGCGTGGACGAGCGCACCGTCAAGCGCGAGATGGCCAAGCTGCGGGCGCTCGGCTGGATCGAGATCAAGCAGCAGGGCGCGCGGGGCCGGGTCTCGGTCCTGGGGCTGAACCTGGAACGCATCCTGTTGGATACAAAGGCGGAATGGGAGAACATCGGCCCGGACTTCGTGACCCGGCTGACCGGCGCCGCGCCCGAGTCGGTGAGCAATGTGGTGCCGCTGCACCGGGCCGAGCCGGTCGCGGCCGAAGGCGTCTGGGGCGAGGCGCAGGCGCGGCTGGCGGCCGAGGACCGGGCGCTGTTCGACGCCTGGTTCGCCGGGCTGGCCGAGGCCGGGGTCCGGGACGGCTGCCTGACGCTGTTCGCGCCGACGCGGTTCCACGCCAGCTATGTCGAGACCCATCTGCTGGAGCGGTTGCGCATCGCCGTCCAGCGCAGCGACGGCAGCATCGTCAAGCTGCGGGTGCTGGGTCCGTAA
- the bioA gene encoding adenosylmethionine--8-amino-7-oxononanoate transaminase, whose translation MNDLGFDRAHLWHPYAPMGDPGPLHEVVAAEGVWLELADGSRMIDAMSSWWCAAHGHRHPVLVAAMRAQLERLPHVMFGGLTHAPAVGLGRRLVGMLPAGLDRIFYCDSGSVAVEVALKMAAQAQMRHPGRVDFATVRGGYHGDTWKAMSLCDPQAGMHRRFGTALGPRHFVPRPPVDFGAGWDEDSARNGLGAVAALFAEKGHRIAGFIVEPVVQGAGGMRFHHPRWLAGLRDLCDRHDVLLIFDEIATGFGRTGRMFAMEHAGVVPDILCLGKALTGGMISFAATVASARVAEAIAAGPAPVLMHGPTYMGNPLACAAACASLDLLARGDWKGQVVGIEAGLRRGLAPARDLPGVADLRVLGAIGVIEMRTPLDMARVHGFCREAGVWLRPFGRLLYCMPPFVTTGAELDLICAAMLRIAGWR comes from the coding sequence ATGAACGACCTCGGCTTCGACCGCGCGCATCTGTGGCATCCCTATGCCCCGATGGGCGATCCCGGCCCGCTGCACGAGGTCGTCGCGGCCGAGGGCGTCTGGCTGGAGCTGGCCGACGGCAGCCGGATGATCGACGCCATGTCGAGCTGGTGGTGCGCGGCCCATGGCCACCGCCACCCGGTGCTGGTCGCGGCGATGCGGGCGCAGCTGGAGCGGCTGCCGCATGTGATGTTCGGCGGCCTGACCCATGCCCCGGCGGTCGGATTGGGGCGGCGCCTGGTCGGGATGCTGCCGGCGGGGCTGGACCGGATCTTTTATTGCGACAGCGGCTCGGTCGCGGTCGAGGTGGCGCTGAAGATGGCGGCGCAGGCGCAGATGCGGCACCCGGGCCGGGTCGATTTCGCCACGGTGCGCGGCGGCTATCACGGCGACACCTGGAAGGCGATGAGCCTGTGCGATCCGCAGGCGGGCATGCACCGGCGCTTCGGCACGGCGCTGGGGCCGCGGCATTTCGTGCCGCGGCCGCCCGTGGATTTCGGCGCCGGCTGGGACGAGGATTCCGCCCGCAACGGGCTGGGCGCGGTCGCGGCGCTGTTCGCCGAAAAGGGGCATCGGATCGCGGGCTTCATCGTCGAGCCGGTGGTGCAGGGCGCGGGCGGGATGCGGTTTCATCACCCGCGCTGGCTGGCCGGGTTGCGCGATCTGTGCGACCGCCACGACGTGCTGTTGATCTTCGACGAGATCGCCACCGGCTTCGGCCGCACGGGCCGGATGTTCGCCATGGAGCATGCGGGCGTGGTGCCGGACATCCTGTGCCTGGGCAAGGCGCTGACCGGGGGCATGATCTCCTTCGCGGCCACGGTGGCCTCGGCGCGGGTGGCCGAGGCGATTGCGGCGGGGCCGGCGCCGGTGCTGATGCACGGACCGACCTATATGGGCAATCCGCTGGCCTGCGCCGCGGCCTGCGCCAGCCTGGACCTGCTGGCGCGGGGCGACTGGAAGGGGCAGGTGGTGGGGATCGAGGCCGGGCTGCGGCGCGGCCTGGCCCCGGCGCGGGACCTGCCGGGGGTGGCGGATCTGCGCGTCCTGGGCGCCATCGGCGTGATCGAGATGCGCACGCCGCTGGACATGGCGCGGGTGCACGGCTTCTGCCGCGAGGCGGGGGTCTGGCTGCGTCCCTTCGGCCGGCTGCTCTATTGCATGCCGCCCTTCGTCACCACCGGGGCCGAGCTGGACCTGATCTGCGCCGCCATGCTGCGGATCGCGGGCTGGCGATGA
- a CDS encoding gluconokinase — protein sequence MGVSGSGKSTTGGALAARLGWPFIEGDGFHPEANVAKMRAGVPLDDDDRAPWLRALAQAFARNQAAGQGSVMGCSALKRAYRDILRGGAPRVRFLHVHGSRALLEERLQSREGHFFPAKLLDSQLATLEMLGPDEDGAVVDMALSVEDQVDQALRLLGLRA from the coding sequence ATGGGCGTGTCCGGCAGCGGCAAAAGCACCACCGGCGGCGCGCTGGCGGCCCGGCTGGGCTGGCCCTTCATCGAGGGCGACGGTTTCCACCCCGAGGCCAATGTCGCCAAGATGCGCGCGGGCGTGCCGCTGGACGACGACGACCGCGCGCCCTGGCTGCGGGCGCTGGCCCAGGCCTTTGCCCGCAACCAGGCGGCCGGGCAAGGCTCGGTCATGGGCTGTTCGGCGCTGAAGCGCGCCTATCGCGACATCCTGCGCGGCGGCGCGCCAAGGGTGCGCTTCCTGCATGTCCATGGCAGCCGGGCGCTGCTGGAAGAGCGGCTGCAAAGCCGCGAGGGACATTTCTTCCCGGCGAAGCTGCTGGATTCGCAGCTGGCCACGCTGGAGATGCTGGGTCCCGACGAGGACGGCGCCGTCGTGGACATGGCGCTGTCGGTCGAGGATCAGGTCGATCAGGCGCTGCGGCTGCTGGGGCTGCGGGCCTGA
- a CDS encoding AAA family ATPase yields MYTHEDLARLQAQSLKMQGWIRRQTFSPANEKTLRRFSSWEVAELIFRINQSTFRGKLAAEPNLPLGEVEEDGRQRWFSLDEINELRRRVRINRKSLMPYRPEGKRAFRAAIANFKGGAGKSTVALHFAHAAALDGYRVLVVDFDPQATLSHSMGLTDVGEDHTVWGIMARDLERETDRMNNAAAGAESGTALPRRKLPTSIRSMGLGALRPADFIKPTAWPTIDIVPSCANAAFVEFASAQYRHLNPEWTFFGAVSRFLDSLADDAYDLILFDCPPAIGYQSMNAVFAADMLYIPSGPGYWEYDSTTSFIGQLSEALEDLAHGFDSFPTGKIKLPKAFADIRFLMTRYEPSNELHQAMFGAFKQVFGEHMAEHPIELTRAVEQSGRFLSSIYEIDYREMTRGTWRRARATFDQAYEEFRSRLVAAWDKLEDEA; encoded by the coding sequence ATGTATACGCATGAAGACCTCGCCCGGCTGCAGGCGCAATCGCTGAAGATGCAGGGCTGGATCCGCCGGCAGACCTTCAGCCCCGCGAACGAGAAGACGCTGCGCCGCTTCTCAAGCTGGGAGGTCGCCGAGCTGATCTTCCGCATCAACCAGTCCACCTTCCGCGGCAAGCTCGCCGCCGAGCCGAACCTTCCCCTCGGGGAAGTCGAGGAGGACGGCCGCCAGCGCTGGTTCTCGCTCGACGAGATCAACGAGCTGCGCCGCCGGGTCCGCATCAACCGCAAATCGCTGATGCCCTATCGCCCCGAGGGCAAGCGCGCCTTCCGCGCCGCCATCGCCAATTTCAAGGGCGGCGCCGGCAAGTCGACGGTGGCGCTGCACTTTGCCCATGCCGCGGCGCTGGACGGCTATCGGGTGCTGGTCGTGGACTTCGACCCGCAGGCGACGCTGAGCCATTCCATGGGCCTGACCGACGTCGGCGAGGACCACACCGTCTGGGGCATCATGGCCCGCGACCTGGAGCGCGAGACCGACCGCATGAACAATGCCGCGGCGGGCGCCGAGTCGGGGACCGCCCTGCCCCGCCGCAAGCTGCCGACCTCGATCCGCTCGATGGGCCTGGGCGCGCTGCGGCCGGCCGACTTCATCAAGCCGACCGCCTGGCCCACCATCGACATCGTGCCCAGCTGCGCCAATGCCGCCTTCGTCGAATTCGCCAGCGCCCAATACCGGCACCTGAACCCGGAATGGACCTTCTTCGGTGCGGTGTCGCGTTTTCTCGACAGCCTGGCGGATGATGCCTACGACCTGATCCTGTTCGATTGCCCGCCGGCCATCGGCTATCAGTCGATGAACGCGGTCTTTGCCGCCGACATGCTCTATATCCCCTCGGGTCCTGGGTATTGGGAGTATGACTCGACCACAAGCTTCATCGGCCAGCTGTCCGAGGCGCTGGAGGATCTGGCGCATGGTTTCGACAGCTTCCCCACGGGGAAGATCAAGCTGCCCAAGGCCTTTGCCGACATCCGCTTCCTGATGACGCGCTACGAGCCGTCGAACGAACTGCATCAGGCGATGTTCGGGGCCTTCAAGCAGGTCTTCGGCGAACATATGGCCGAGCATCCGATCGAGCTGACGCGGGCGGTGGAACAGTCGGGCCGCTTCTTGTCCTCGATTTACGAGATCGACTATCGCGAGATGACGCGCGGCACCTGGCGCCGGGCGCGCGCGACCTTCGATCA